In one window of Hevea brasiliensis isolate MT/VB/25A 57/8 chromosome 10, ASM3005281v1, whole genome shotgun sequence DNA:
- the LOC131183769 gene encoding (S)-hydroxynitrile lyase-like: MAVGHFVLIHTICHGAWIWHKLKPVLEAAGHKVTALDLAASGIDPRQIEEIGSFDEYSEPLLTFMESLPKGEKVILVGESCGGLNIAIAAEKYREKIAAAVFHNSVMPDTDHSPSYVVDKLMEVFPDWRDTTYFTFTNNGEEITGLKLGFTLLRENLYTKCPPEEYELAKMLTRKGSLFQNVLAKRPFFTKEGYGSIKRIYVWTDQDKIFLPEFQLWQIANYKPHKIYKVEGGDHKLQLTKTNEIAQILQEVADNYA, from the exons ATGGCAGTCGGGCATTTTGTTCTTATTCATACCATATGCCATGGTGCATGGATTTGGCACAAGCTCAAACCCGTCCTTGAGGCAGCTGGCCACAAGGTCACTGCACTGGACCTTGCAGCCAGCGGCATTGACCCAAGGCAAATTGAGGAGATTGGCTCATTTGATGAGTATTCTGAACCCTTGTTGACGTTCATGGAGTCACTCCCTAAAGGGGAAAAGGTGATTCTTGTTGGCGAGAGCTGTGGAGGACTCAATATTGCTATTGCTGCTGAAAAATACCGTGAAAAGATTGCAGCTGCTGTTTTCCACAATTCAGTAATGCCAGACACCGATCACAGCCCATCCTATGTCGTGGATAAG CTTATGGAGGTGTTTCCCGACTGGAGAGACACCACGTATTTTACGTTTACTAACAATGGCGAGGAGATAACTGGATTGAAACTGGGCTTCACTCTTCTGAGGGAGAATTTATACACCAAATGCCCTCCTGAG GAATATGAATTGGCCAAGATGTTGACAAGGAAAGGATCATTATTTCAAAATGTTTTAGCTAAGCGACCATTTTTCACTAAGGAAGGTTATGGGTCGATTAAGAGAATTTATGTGTGGACCGACCAAGATAAAATATTTTTACCTGAATTTCAACTCTGGCAAATAGCAAACTATAAACCACACAAGATTTACAAGGTCGAAGGTGGAGATCATAAGCTGCAACTTACAAAGACTAATGAGATTGCTCAGATTCTCCAAGAGGTGGCTGATAACTATGCTTGA